One Antiquaquibacter oligotrophicus genomic region harbors:
- a CDS encoding ABC transporter permease encodes MRDTTHDIRTVQATGAPPSRWKVLARTAGTVWSNGKAKVGVIILAFFILVAAFAPLIAPYGATENGFPRSSDPSAAHWLGTTAAGEDVLSQLIWGAQVSIFVGLVAGALSTLVAVLIGLSWGYTRGFLADVINFIVNLFLVIPGLPLMIVIAAYLSGGGIGMIIVVVVITGWAWGARVLRSQTQSLRSRDFVTAAVFSGERPFRIVFREILPNMTSLIVGSFFGAATAAILAEAGLEFLGLGDSSIVSWGTMLFWAQNSNALLTGQWSLLFAPGLCIALLATSLTLINFGVDGISNPRLREGKQR; translated from the coding sequence ATGCGCGATACGACACACGACATCCGCACGGTCCAGGCCACGGGCGCACCGCCCAGCCGGTGGAAGGTGCTCGCGAGGACGGCCGGCACCGTCTGGTCGAACGGCAAGGCGAAGGTGGGTGTGATCATCCTCGCGTTCTTCATTCTCGTCGCGGCGTTCGCTCCGCTCATCGCCCCCTACGGCGCGACCGAGAACGGCTTCCCGCGCAGCTCCGATCCGTCCGCGGCCCACTGGCTCGGCACGACGGCGGCCGGTGAGGATGTACTGAGCCAGCTGATTTGGGGTGCCCAGGTCTCCATCTTCGTGGGGCTCGTCGCCGGTGCACTCTCGACTCTCGTCGCGGTGCTCATCGGTCTCAGCTGGGGGTACACCCGCGGGTTCCTCGCCGACGTGATCAACTTCATCGTCAACCTCTTCCTCGTCATTCCGGGTCTGCCGCTCATGATCGTCATCGCGGCCTACCTCTCGGGCGGCGGCATCGGCATGATCATCGTGGTTGTCGTGATCACGGGGTGGGCGTGGGGCGCGCGTGTCCTGCGTAGCCAGACGCAGTCGCTGCGCAGCCGTGACTTCGTGACCGCGGCCGTGTTCTCGGGCGAGCGACCCTTCCGCATCGTGTTCCGGGAGATCCTGCCCAACATGACCTCCCTCATCGTCGGCAGCTTCTTCGGGGCGGCGACGGCGGCGATCCTCGCCGAGGCTGGCCTCGAGTTCCTGGGTCTCGGCGACTCGTCGATCGTCAGCTGGGGCACGATGCTCTTTTGGGCACAGAACTCCAACGCCCTCCTCACCGGGCAGTGGTCGCTCCTCTTCGCGCCCGGTCTGTGTATCGCGCTCCTCGCGACCTCTCTCACCCTCATCAACTTCGGCGTGGACGGGATCAGCAACCCCCGCCTCCGGGAAGGAAAGCAGCGATGA
- a CDS encoding SatD family protein — protein sequence MNDLTGAAVIVDLVRSRHHPDRALAQQRIVDALDSVGERIPALLPLQPTVGDEFQGMYGSIHDALTATLLIRLSLPDDLDCRFGIGIGESRDISDGPTPIRDGSAWWSARAAIGEAQRRENDDEPWLRTWIDVDPGHTHLADAAITNAYLICRDQLLSSQTPNSRRALLGHLLGETQHETAAALGVSQPAVSRALAKGSATAITASTHLIRENTP from the coding sequence ATGAACGATCTGACCGGAGCGGCCGTCATCGTCGATCTGGTGCGCTCACGACACCACCCCGATCGCGCTCTCGCCCAACAGCGGATAGTGGACGCACTCGACTCGGTCGGCGAACGTATCCCCGCGCTATTACCCCTGCAGCCCACAGTCGGAGACGAATTCCAGGGGATGTACGGAAGCATCCACGACGCGCTCACCGCTACCCTTCTCATCCGCCTCAGCCTCCCGGACGACCTCGACTGCCGCTTCGGTATCGGAATCGGCGAATCTCGGGACATCAGTGATGGCCCCACCCCCATCAGAGACGGCAGTGCGTGGTGGAGCGCCCGCGCCGCCATCGGCGAAGCCCAACGCCGAGAAAACGACGACGAACCCTGGCTGCGAACCTGGATCGATGTCGACCCGGGGCACACACACCTCGCGGATGCCGCCATCACCAACGCCTATCTGATCTGCCGCGATCAGCTCCTCAGCAGCCAAACACCCAACAGCCGACGTGCGCTCCTCGGGCACCTCCTCGGTGAAACCCAGCACGAGACAGCGGCTGCCCTCGGAGTCAGCCAACCAGCCGTTTCCCGTGCGCTCGCCAAAGGTTCGGCCACGGCCATCACCGCCTCTACACACCTCATCAGGGAGAACACGCCATGA
- a CDS encoding dihydrofolate reductase family protein: MARLVYTAFTSLDGFISDEEGNFDWAMPDEHVHQLANDLDRTIGTHVNGRKLYETMVYWETAPPDNPIADQYGAIWRAADKVVVSRTLDEPASARTTILREFTTEWLENLKNSASRDIAIGGPTLAAQAFDLIDDLHLVVFPVIVGGGTRYLPSGAAARLTLVGSRTFDSGVVYLHYRKHR, encoded by the coding sequence ATGGCTCGACTTGTGTACACGGCATTCACCTCCCTCGATGGATTCATCAGCGATGAGGAGGGCAACTTTGACTGGGCGATGCCCGACGAACACGTCCACCAGTTGGCCAATGACCTCGATCGCACCATCGGCACCCACGTCAACGGCCGCAAGCTCTACGAGACGATGGTCTACTGGGAGACCGCGCCGCCCGACAACCCCATCGCCGATCAGTACGGCGCCATCTGGCGGGCCGCCGACAAGGTTGTGGTGTCCCGAACGCTAGACGAACCGGCATCCGCACGCACCACAATTCTGCGCGAGTTCACGACCGAATGGCTCGAGAACCTCAAAAACTCGGCCAGCCGCGACATCGCTATCGGCGGCCCAACATTGGCCGCTCAGGCGTTCGATCTCATCGACGACCTTCACCTCGTGGTGTTCCCCGTCATCGTCGGGGGCGGCACGCGGTACCTTCCCTCTGGCGCCGCGGCGCGGCTGACCCTCGTCGGAAGTCGCACTTTCGATAGTGGCGTGGTTTATCTGCACTATCGAAAGCACCGCTAG
- a CDS encoding AI-2E family transporter — protein sequence MRPSPRLRAGTALRHDPARGTAPARRILFNPFVVGLLGALGVGVGIAIIGAVRTLATVLIYMGVAYFISLALEPIIRWATERNIPRWAASLAIVVLGLLVGFLIALAVVPVIVREVTHLISAAPGWAASLPDQAWVQWLTANVGSYIDVSYLTSQVTTFLSDPNQWLSIGGGLLAIGTGFGEAVTAVIVVTVLTLYFTLTLPLVMEKVYQAVPRSRRDGFRSVTDEILQSVGKYVAGQLLLALVNAIVTFILVTAVGGPVPIVLALVAFVCALIPVVGPILGTTIAVVATVFVNPVGALILAVLLLIYMQIEAYVLSPRVMAKAVSVPGALVIVAAIGGASLGGILGALVAIPVVAAGILIFERVIRPRQEAK from the coding sequence ATGAGACCGTCACCCCGACTCCGCGCCGGAACGGCGCTGCGCCACGACCCAGCACGCGGGACTGCTCCGGCCAGGCGCATCCTGTTCAATCCGTTTGTTGTCGGCCTTCTCGGAGCGCTCGGAGTCGGTGTCGGTATCGCCATCATCGGAGCGGTACGAACGCTCGCGACCGTGCTCATCTACATGGGTGTTGCCTACTTCATCTCGCTCGCGCTGGAACCGATCATCCGCTGGGCGACGGAACGAAACATCCCACGCTGGGCGGCCTCGCTCGCCATCGTGGTGCTCGGGCTCCTTGTCGGCTTCCTCATCGCTCTCGCGGTTGTGCCCGTCATCGTGCGAGAGGTCACGCACCTCATCTCGGCAGCGCCCGGCTGGGCGGCGAGTCTGCCCGATCAAGCGTGGGTGCAGTGGTTGACGGCAAACGTCGGGTCGTACATCGACGTGAGCTACCTCACCTCGCAGGTCACAACGTTCCTGAGCGACCCCAACCAGTGGCTATCGATCGGAGGCGGGCTGCTGGCGATCGGAACCGGATTCGGGGAAGCAGTGACGGCCGTCATTGTGGTGACCGTGCTGACGTTGTACTTCACCCTCACGCTGCCTCTCGTGATGGAGAAGGTCTACCAGGCGGTACCCCGTTCACGTCGTGATGGATTCCGCTCCGTGACCGACGAGATCCTCCAGTCGGTCGGCAAATACGTGGCCGGGCAACTGCTGCTGGCACTCGTTAACGCGATCGTCACCTTCATTCTCGTGACCGCGGTTGGTGGCCCCGTGCCGATCGTGCTCGCGCTTGTGGCCTTCGTCTGCGCGCTCATTCCCGTGGTCGGCCCGATTCTGGGCACCACAATTGCCGTGGTCGCGACCGTGTTCGTGAACCCCGTCGGAGCCCTCATCCTCGCCGTACTTCTGCTCATCTACATGCAGATCGAGGCCTACGTGCTGAGCCCGCGGGTGATGGCGAAGGCCGTATCCGTTCCCGGAGCACTCGTGATCGTCGCCGCAATCGGTGGAGCCTCGCTCGGCGGCATCCTCGGAGCACTCGTGGCCATCCCGGTCGTTGCGGCGGGCATCCTCATCTTCGAGCGTGTGATCCGGCCCCGGCAGGAAGCGAAGTAG
- a CDS encoding sensor histidine kinase, whose translation MTRDGAPRSMVRTLQWRLMTIVALVVVLVGTASIIGLRIVVDTNADRAATLAGEAVSTWGTVDSGQRVVDARQLTKLAPIAAVVVLLGSDGEIVAASSDATLPLSQLEPLVSGAVADSTVTVDLAGRSTTFTRIEFEAGTVFRDGTDVPLESALVGVGSEGADRLIRALFLAELILLGLVIVAVAVTSRLVITRTTGSLTALADHVENDDVVGIAHVARDYSETAELADALQRLDVRRQRSERELRDFVADTSHELKTPLTKIQGWSELHFQNPDDGDRTERALESIVEESHRMRRLVDQLSALASADSLTTPRLAPLDLSALVNRLITKGDVDGLSARVEPGIVVRGDEHSLVQVVRNLVSNAFTHGGDGVTVAVALEAVGTHAVLSVEDDGVGIPPELSDSVFERFVTGDRTQGSGLGLAIVRSIVEGHGGSVGIDTTAGRGATVRVVLPLAA comes from the coding sequence ATGACCCGGGACGGCGCTCCGCGGTCGATGGTGCGTACCCTGCAGTGGCGGCTCATGACGATAGTGGCGCTCGTCGTTGTGCTCGTCGGTACCGCGAGCATCATTGGATTGCGCATCGTTGTCGACACAAACGCCGACAGGGCCGCAACACTGGCTGGCGAAGCGGTCTCCACCTGGGGCACAGTCGACAGTGGTCAGCGCGTCGTGGATGCGCGACAGCTGACGAAACTCGCTCCGATCGCGGCTGTTGTGGTGTTGCTGGGTTCCGATGGCGAGATCGTGGCGGCATCGTCGGATGCAACCCTCCCGCTCTCACAGCTCGAACCGCTCGTCAGTGGTGCAGTAGCTGATTCCACTGTCACCGTAGACCTCGCCGGTCGAAGCACCACGTTTACGCGAATCGAGTTCGAGGCTGGAACGGTGTTCCGCGACGGGACCGACGTTCCACTGGAGTCAGCTCTCGTGGGGGTGGGCTCGGAAGGAGCTGATCGCCTCATCCGGGCGCTTTTTCTCGCAGAGCTCATTCTCCTCGGTTTGGTCATTGTCGCCGTCGCCGTCACTTCTCGGCTCGTCATCACGCGGACCACGGGATCCCTCACCGCCCTCGCCGATCACGTTGAAAACGACGATGTGGTCGGGATCGCCCACGTGGCGCGCGACTACTCGGAGACGGCCGAACTCGCTGACGCGCTTCAGCGACTCGACGTCAGGCGACAGCGCTCCGAACGCGAGCTTCGCGACTTCGTGGCAGACACCTCCCACGAGCTAAAGACACCGCTCACCAAGATCCAGGGTTGGTCGGAGCTGCACTTCCAAAATCCGGACGACGGGGACCGCACGGAGAGGGCTTTGGAGAGCATCGTCGAGGAATCGCATCGCATGCGTCGACTGGTTGACCAACTCTCTGCCCTCGCGAGCGCCGATTCGCTGACCACACCCCGACTCGCACCGCTCGATCTGAGCGCCCTCGTCAACAGACTCATCACCAAAGGTGACGTGGACGGCCTGAGCGCACGCGTCGAGCCGGGCATCGTCGTTCGCGGCGACGAGCATTCGTTGGTACAGGTTGTACGAAATCTCGTGAGCAATGCATTCACGCATGGAGGTGACGGAGTCACGGTCGCGGTGGCGCTCGAGGCGGTCGGAACACATGCCGTGTTGAGCGTCGAAGACGATGGCGTGGGCATCCCACCGGAGCTTAGCGACTCCGTGTTCGAGCGTTTCGTTACCGGGGATCGAACTCAGGGCAGCGGACTCGGCCTTGCCATCGTCCGTAGCATCGTCGAAGGGCATGGCGGATCGGTCGGCATTGACACGACCGCGGGTCGTGGCGCGACGGTGCGGGTAGTCCTACCGCTCGCGGCCTGA
- a CDS encoding response regulator transcription factor: MKPEMSREGLSALVVDDDHGIGLLLQNLLESEGFRVRLAMSAAEALSLSRAEEFQVVLLDRWLPEIDAFDLIRPLRTASPGAAIILLSAAGELESRVAGLKAGADDFIPKPFHVSEVLARIEAVLRRGAASASNPDLLTYDDLTMDLAAHRVVRAGDTLALTPTELRVLRYLLENAERVLSRHQILEHVWKYDFGGRSDVVEKVMSNLRRKLDDGRTPLLHTVRGFGYCLRLAAP; encoded by the coding sequence GTGAAACCGGAGATGTCGCGGGAAGGGCTCAGCGCCCTCGTCGTCGACGACGACCACGGCATCGGGTTGCTCCTCCAAAACTTGCTCGAATCCGAAGGGTTCAGAGTCCGTCTCGCGATGTCAGCCGCCGAAGCGCTATCTCTCTCGCGTGCGGAAGAGTTCCAGGTTGTCCTGCTCGATCGCTGGTTGCCCGAGATCGACGCGTTCGACCTCATCCGTCCGCTGCGCACAGCTAGTCCGGGAGCGGCGATCATTTTGCTGAGCGCGGCTGGTGAACTGGAGTCACGCGTGGCAGGGCTCAAGGCGGGAGCGGACGATTTCATCCCCAAGCCCTTCCATGTGAGCGAAGTTCTCGCGCGCATCGAGGCGGTCCTTCGGCGCGGAGCCGCCTCGGCCTCGAACCCGGATCTCCTGACGTACGACGACCTCACGATGGACCTTGCAGCCCACCGTGTTGTTCGCGCGGGTGACACGCTGGCGCTTACACCCACTGAGCTTCGAGTGCTTCGGTACCTGTTGGAGAACGCCGAACGCGTTCTGTCACGACACCAAATCCTTGAACACGTCTGGAAATACGATTTCGGCGGTCGCAGCGACGTCGTCGAGAAGGTCATGTCGAACCTGCGACGAAAGCTTGACGACGGCCGCACTCCCCTCCTGCACACGGTCCGAGGGTTCGGCTACTGCCTCAGGTTGGCGGCACCATGA
- a CDS encoding MMPL family transporter, giving the protein MKNAVAAIARRCAERPWLVITAWVVVVATLFGGAWALGPTLEEEVTLEGSDSQLANDLIAETSETTEDESETTPSSRIIVAGAGIAEDVDLVEVLVADLMSASGSDVANPLDDPAASMRTGLIAEDGDAIAFVVDGDPKVEGADWRAAVDDALDPARDAGYTVAAGAPLGSQLDKAGTINSEAIGVAVAIVVLLIALGSALAALIPIATGVIAVAGGVGITWLLSHGFPISESALTLSVMVGLGVGIDYSLFLLSRFRTALRDGTGVVPAVAATAHSAGEAAAVAGLTVAACATGLAISGVAFVAWLGFATAIVVLIAVAATLTLTPAVLAVVGRRTLPRRDRSAVTPLPTNTGVWHRIAPGLTARPWLTGIAALVLLTIISLPAAMLQLGQSSLGNTLPGSNQRTYFDLTAEHWGAGHNGVLVLAGEGGSTDDWSALAEDVGERADVASVNPPSEANGVTTVRVVPEGGPSSASTAELVHELRSEVIPDSGLDAHVGGTVATRIDLSDRIAERLPWLIGAVIVASMAFVAIAFRSVLLPLKAALCNLLSISAAFGVIVWVFQEGNGVEFFGLDGPVPLDPYVPMMLFAVLFGLSMDYEVFLLTAVREHWKKGVGARDAVTRGLAETGGVISAAAIIMIAVFLSFTLHPTPVIKVFGLGLAVAVFLDATIIRLLLVPAIMTLLGRAAWWWPGGRRSAA; this is encoded by the coding sequence ATGAAGAACGCAGTAGCGGCCATCGCCCGCCGATGCGCTGAACGACCGTGGTTGGTTATCACCGCATGGGTCGTCGTGGTGGCGACACTTTTCGGTGGCGCATGGGCGTTAGGTCCCACGCTTGAGGAAGAGGTCACTCTCGAGGGCAGCGACAGCCAGCTTGCGAATGACCTCATCGCCGAGACATCCGAGACGACGGAGGATGAGAGCGAAACCACTCCGAGCAGTCGGATCATTGTCGCGGGTGCAGGAATCGCCGAGGACGTCGATCTCGTGGAGGTGCTCGTCGCCGACCTGATGTCCGCCTCCGGTTCCGATGTCGCCAACCCGCTGGACGACCCCGCCGCCTCCATGCGGACCGGGCTCATCGCCGAGGATGGCGACGCGATCGCGTTCGTCGTCGACGGTGACCCGAAAGTGGAAGGTGCCGACTGGCGAGCGGCAGTCGACGACGCCCTGGACCCGGCACGGGATGCTGGATATACGGTTGCCGCCGGAGCTCCACTCGGATCGCAGCTCGACAAGGCGGGCACCATCAATAGCGAAGCCATCGGCGTCGCCGTGGCGATCGTTGTGCTCCTCATCGCTCTCGGTTCCGCCCTCGCTGCTCTCATCCCCATCGCCACAGGAGTCATCGCGGTCGCGGGCGGAGTCGGCATCACCTGGCTGCTGAGCCACGGCTTTCCGATCTCGGAGAGCGCTCTGACGCTCTCCGTCATGGTGGGCCTCGGAGTCGGTATCGACTACTCGCTCTTTCTTCTCTCCCGGTTCCGCACGGCGCTCCGTGACGGCACTGGCGTTGTGCCCGCGGTAGCGGCCACGGCTCACAGCGCCGGCGAGGCCGCCGCGGTTGCGGGCCTCACCGTTGCCGCGTGTGCCACGGGACTCGCGATCTCCGGAGTCGCGTTTGTCGCTTGGCTCGGCTTCGCCACCGCAATCGTTGTACTGATTGCTGTGGCGGCGACTCTCACCCTTACGCCCGCCGTGCTCGCGGTGGTAGGACGGCGCACACTACCCCGACGCGATCGAAGCGCCGTAACGCCGCTGCCCACCAACACCGGCGTATGGCACCGCATCGCACCAGGGCTGACCGCCCGACCCTGGCTCACCGGAATCGCGGCTCTTGTGCTGCTCACGATCATCTCGCTACCCGCGGCCATGTTGCAGCTCGGGCAGTCGAGCCTCGGAAACACACTGCCCGGGTCGAATCAGCGAACCTACTTCGATCTCACGGCCGAGCATTGGGGAGCCGGGCACAACGGAGTGCTCGTGCTTGCCGGCGAGGGCGGGAGCACCGACGACTGGAGCGCACTGGCCGAAGACGTGGGAGAAAGGGCGGACGTAGCATCCGTCAATCCACCCAGCGAAGCCAACGGCGTCACGACTGTTCGTGTTGTACCGGAGGGCGGTCCGAGTTCTGCGAGCACGGCTGAGCTGGTCCATGAACTGCGGTCGGAGGTTATCCCCGATAGCGGCCTGGATGCCCATGTCGGTGGCACCGTCGCGACTCGAATTGACTTGAGTGACCGCATCGCCGAACGACTCCCGTGGCTCATCGGCGCGGTGATCGTCGCCTCCATGGCTTTCGTGGCGATCGCCTTCCGCTCAGTGCTACTGCCCCTAAAGGCCGCCCTGTGTAACCTGCTATCGATCTCGGCGGCCTTCGGGGTGATCGTGTGGGTTTTCCAGGAAGGGAACGGCGTCGAGTTCTTCGGTCTCGACGGCCCCGTACCCCTAGATCCCTATGTGCCCATGATGCTTTTTGCCGTGCTTTTCGGCCTATCGATGGACTATGAGGTCTTCCTTCTCACCGCAGTGAGGGAGCATTGGAAGAAAGGTGTAGGGGCTCGGGATGCGGTGACTCGAGGTCTCGCCGAGACGGGAGGCGTGATCTCGGCGGCTGCCATCATCATGATTGCCGTGTTCCTCAGTTTTACTCTGCATCCCACACCCGTCATCAAAGTGTTCGGGTTGGGGCTGGCGGTCGCGGTATTCCTCGACGCCACCATCATCCGTCTTCTGCTCGTGCCAGCGATCATGACCCTGCTCGGCCGCGCGGCGTGGTGGTGGCCGGGCGGGCGACGTTCCGCTGCTTAA
- a CDS encoding ABC transporter ATP-binding protein → MTVILEVTDLDVDYINGDDRTHAVRDVSFTLQQGEFVGLVGESGSGKSTLGFAIAGLSKPPAHITRGRVMLDGVDIASLSPADLRHQRHGGVAMVLQSGMNALNPVRTIRNHFRDIFEAHGHIEKPRWNDRAAELVEKVKLPRTVLDRYPGELSGGMRQRISIALALSLEPKLMVFDEPTTALDVLVQHAVMETIIELQQTENFTALLISHDLGIVLESAERVMVMHEGQIVEDAPALDILNSPHDDYTKMLLSHYADPRAEVVELPGFEDRSRRSGTPRAAGAVFPPSVSPREKRSDQKALVLEHVTKIYPPPRRGESEVVAVDDVSFTLEPGASLALVGASGSGKSTIGKLMTAVEKPTSGSIRFGDLDVGKLRRSRFRRLHRDVQMVFQDPYAALNPLHTVEYTLTRPVINFTKQRGQDARRRVLELLEIVGLTPVEEFAAKLPHQLSGGQRQRVVIARALASDPQVIIADEPVSMLDVSLRAGVLALLEDLREQWGVSMLYITHDLLSARIVTDNIMVLNQGRVVERGNTADVLRNPQDDYTVQLLDAVPNPQRTRVA, encoded by the coding sequence ATGACCGTCATTCTCGAAGTCACAGATCTCGACGTCGACTACATCAACGGCGACGACCGCACGCACGCGGTGCGCGATGTCAGCTTCACTCTGCAGCAGGGAGAGTTCGTCGGTCTCGTTGGCGAGTCCGGCTCCGGTAAGTCGACCCTCGGTTTCGCGATCGCGGGCCTCTCGAAGCCGCCGGCGCACATCACTCGTGGCCGCGTCATGCTCGACGGCGTCGATATTGCGAGCCTCAGCCCTGCCGACCTGCGACACCAGCGGCACGGGGGAGTGGCGATGGTGCTGCAGTCGGGCATGAATGCCCTCAACCCGGTGCGGACCATCCGCAATCACTTCCGCGACATTTTCGAAGCGCACGGCCACATCGAGAAGCCGCGCTGGAATGATCGCGCAGCCGAACTGGTCGAGAAGGTCAAGCTTCCGCGGACCGTGTTGGATCGTTACCCTGGCGAGCTCTCCGGCGGTATGCGCCAGCGCATTTCGATCGCCCTCGCCCTGTCGCTCGAACCCAAGCTCATGGTGTTCGACGAGCCGACGACGGCCCTCGACGTTCTCGTGCAGCACGCCGTCATGGAGACGATCATCGAACTCCAGCAAACCGAGAACTTCACGGCGCTGCTCATCAGCCACGACCTGGGAATCGTGCTCGAGTCCGCCGAGCGGGTCATGGTCATGCACGAGGGACAGATCGTCGAGGATGCCCCGGCCCTCGACATCCTGAACTCCCCGCACGACGACTACACGAAGATGCTGCTCTCGCACTACGCCGACCCGCGCGCCGAGGTGGTCGAGCTGCCGGGCTTCGAGGACCGCTCACGGCGCTCCGGCACACCTCGTGCGGCCGGCGCGGTGTTCCCGCCGAGTGTGTCTCCGCGCGAGAAGCGCAGCGATCAGAAGGCGCTTGTGCTCGAGCATGTCACCAAGATCTACCCGCCGCCCCGCCGCGGAGAGAGCGAAGTGGTGGCGGTGGACGATGTGTCCTTCACTCTCGAGCCGGGCGCGTCGCTTGCGCTCGTGGGTGCGTCGGGCTCGGGTAAATCGACGATTGGCAAGCTCATGACAGCGGTCGAGAAGCCGACGAGTGGAAGCATCCGTTTCGGTGACCTCGACGTGGGGAAACTTCGCCGCAGTCGGTTCCGCCGTCTGCACCGCGACGTGCAAATGGTGTTCCAGGACCCGTACGCGGCACTGAACCCTCTGCACACGGTCGAGTACACACTCACGCGGCCGGTCATCAACTTCACCAAGCAGCGTGGACAGGATGCCCGCCGCCGTGTTCTCGAACTACTCGAGATCGTGGGGCTCACCCCCGTTGAGGAGTTCGCCGCGAAGCTTCCCCACCAGCTGTCTGGTGGGCAGCGTCAGCGTGTGGTCATCGCGCGAGCCCTCGCATCGGACCCGCAGGTGATCATCGCCGATGAGCCCGTCTCGATGCTCGACGTGTCGCTGCGCGCCGGTGTGCTTGCTCTGCTCGAGGACCTCCGCGAGCAGTGGGGTGTCTCGATGCTCTACATCACCCACGACCTCCTGTCGGCGCGCATCGTGACCGACAACATCATGGTGCTCAACCAGGGTCGGGTCGTGGAGCGCGGCAACACCGCCGACGTGCTCCGCAACCCGCAGGACGACTACACCGTGCAGTTGCTGGATGCCGTGCCCAACCCCCAGCGGACGCGGGTGGCGTGA
- a CDS encoding glycoside hydrolase family 1 protein: MASFPEGFLWGAATAAHQIEGNNVNSNWWVHENEPGTTIVEPSGDAADSYHRYGDDIRLAAQLGLNSYRFSIEWARIEPERGMLSRASVDHYRRMVDSCLEHGIEPIVTLMHFTVPRWFERDGFWRAPDAADLFARYTELALPVVQSGVRYICTINEPNIAAMLAGGENPSNLVAYGLPKPDLEVADALLASHRASRDVLSQLSHVHTGWTVATQAYEAADEPGAEEKLREVAYASEDWYLEAARDDDFVGVQAYTRNIVGPEGVRPPADDVEKTLTGWEYFPLAASIGVRNAWTVSEHTPVMVTENGIATQDDARRIDYTRDALLALADCLDDGIDLRGYQHWSLLDNYEWASGFAPTFGLIGWNRDTFEREPKPSAYWYGEVARAGGL, translated from the coding sequence ATGGCGAGCTTCCCGGAAGGCTTCCTGTGGGGGGCCGCGACGGCCGCGCACCAGATCGAGGGCAACAACGTGAACTCCAACTGGTGGGTGCACGAGAACGAGCCAGGCACCACGATCGTGGAGCCGAGCGGTGACGCTGCCGACAGCTACCACCGCTACGGCGACGACATCCGGCTCGCAGCCCAGCTCGGGCTGAACTCGTACCGTTTCTCCATCGAGTGGGCACGCATCGAGCCCGAGCGCGGCATGCTGTCGCGGGCATCCGTCGATCACTACCGTCGTATGGTCGACTCGTGTCTCGAGCACGGTATCGAGCCCATCGTCACGTTGATGCACTTCACGGTGCCGCGGTGGTTCGAGCGTGACGGTTTCTGGCGGGCGCCGGATGCTGCGGACCTTTTCGCTCGCTACACCGAGCTCGCCCTTCCCGTGGTGCAGTCCGGGGTGCGCTACATCTGCACCATCAACGAGCCGAACATCGCCGCGATGCTCGCCGGGGGAGAGAACCCGTCGAACCTGGTCGCCTACGGTCTTCCGAAGCCCGATCTCGAGGTCGCCGATGCCCTGCTCGCATCACACCGCGCCTCGAGGGATGTGCTCTCCCAGTTGTCGCACGTGCACACGGGGTGGACGGTGGCGACGCAGGCGTATGAAGCGGCAGACGAGCCGGGCGCCGAGGAGAAACTGCGCGAGGTCGCCTACGCCAGCGAGGACTGGTATCTCGAAGCTGCGCGCGACGACGACTTCGTCGGCGTCCAGGCCTACACACGAAACATCGTGGGGCCGGAGGGTGTTCGCCCGCCCGCGGACGACGTGGAGAAGACCCTCACCGGATGGGAGTACTTCCCGTTAGCGGCATCCATCGGCGTCCGCAACGCGTGGACGGTAAGTGAGCACACACCCGTGATGGTGACCGAGAACGGCATTGCGACGCAGGATGACGCGCGCCGCATCGACTACACACGAGACGCACTCCTCGCGCTCGCCGACTGTCTCGACGACGGTATCGATCTGCGCGGGTACCAGCACTGGTCGCTTCTCGACAATTACGAGTGGGCGTCCGGGTTCGCTCCGACGTTCGGTTTGATCGGCTGGAACCGGGACACCTTCGAGCGCGAGCCGAAGCCCTCCGCCTACTGGTACGGCGAGGTGGCGCGAGCCGGGGGTCTCTGA